A genomic stretch from Clavelina lepadiformis chromosome 5, kaClaLepa1.1, whole genome shotgun sequence includes:
- the LOC143460659 gene encoding exportin-T-like produces the protein MLQTTLEPDVIRGLGPLADPYTHSKAVAYFEQVKSSNQGLEFCATALAQDTYQEDHVNFFLWQVLEHQVKYRYSELSDNIKLGVRKSLLAWIQNHNKCGVTEVPVFLRNKASQVFALVFAKEYLAGWTNFIQDVMLATLGENISNNVIPKFGTDVYLRILLAIDSEVVDRNIDHTSEEQAHNQLLKDMMRERCVSEMVNSWYCVLTFQDVSDESISLCLQVVGAYISWIDINLIANDRFMSLILNYLSLQQETRIRESACDCLKEVSIKGMLPPDKLALIETLWGAIETSGILTGLNDDEEIDFVIKLSRLVSSMISTLIFAWNRQLKSPSETNLTKMLFDSIHAKLPTCLLFFEHEDDDVSAQCIDLVKDYIDMLKRIEVLDDNRKELLEKLFYGLVKKLKYDLEYRFDNEGEDEIEFQDFLRNVKVVFDNFAMLCPELVLENVQSVLTNTMLNWQAASFNDVEVAIRLLYMLGESLPSNLSTQFSSDPEKTSPLHNMMTVLASSGVSNHPHSAVRLQFFETVARYDRYFVVAAQMDQDSTVTVTTAQAFLDHRGLLSNEPKVRSRTAYLFSRFVKTVGRQLSPFAEEILSEIERLVVFSPVRSVERALSSDDQLFIFELAGNLIVSSNFPPQKKAALMMSLLRPLVEGFEPMLAKMKSLAAEELNGPDKVNGPQASEIYATALNYAMSYASRTSKAFSNKFTMSQSGCAQVYTDALKVFLLALDTQVHRATLHTGVRQYLHRMVICLEDEVLPFVPVTIRHILSNGEPRSLHDFIPLLNQIVNKFKKVIEPFLSEVFMLVVRAVFDVLARNSDDVTSQSDDDMKTIRRTYFQFLFALVSNGVAAVILRQAQQDLEMVLSTLIQGATDGMDVVAQKISFSVLTKLIEAWDVGNSLAAWEFATKSVIPACFMAPLHPEFDLKDAQTVLALNESSYLMKAVFKNQGEQLVEFLRCEYLPSISLPQEIIEEYCQVLRAGDNRVFRSYVKGFFTRAKT, from the exons ATGCTGCAAACAACTTTGGAGCCAGATGTGATTAGAGGGTTGGGGCCCCTAGCTGACCCTTACACCCATTCAAAG GCTGTTGCTTATTTTGAGCAAGTCAAATCAAGCAACCAGGGACTAGAGTTTTGTGCCACTGCACTTGCACAAGATACTTACCAGGAAGATCATGTGAATTTCTTCCTGTGGCAG GTGCTGGAGCATCAGGTCAAATATCGATATTCGGAACTTTCTGACAATATTAAACTGGGTGTGAGGAAGTCTCTTCTAGCCTGGATTCAAAATCAC AACAAGTGTGGAGTGACCGAAGTTCCAGTGTTTCTAAGGAATAAAGCGTCTCAAGTCTTTGCGTTGGTCTTTGCCAAGGAATATTTAGCAGGGTGGACGAATTTCATTCAGGATGTAATGTTGGCAACACTGGGAGAGAACATATCCAACAACGTCATCCCAAAATTCGGCACTGATGTTTACCTCAGGATTCTCCTGGCAATCGATTCGGAAGTAGTGGACCGAAATATTGACCACACATCTGAG gAGCAAGCACACAACCAGTTGTTGAAAGATATGATGCGAGAAAGGTGCGTAAGTGAGATGGTCAACTCTTGGTACTGTGTCCTGACGTTCCAGGACGTATCAGATGAGTCGATCTCTCTCTGTTTGCAAGTGGTCGGTGCTTATATTTCCTGGATTGACATTAACCTCATTGCAAATGATAG gtTTATGTCTCTCATTCTGAATTATTTGAGCTTACAACAAGAGACAAGAATCCGTGAGTCTGCCTGTGATTGTCTTAAGGAGGTCTCAATAAAAGGAATGCTGCCACCAGATAAACTTGCATTGATCGAAACATTATGGGGTGCTATTGAGACTTCTGGCATTCTAACTGGTTTAAAT GATGATGAAGAAAtagattttgtaattaaactaTCACGCCTTGTATCATCCATGATCTCAACGTTGATATTTGCCTGGAACAG GCAATTGAAATCTCCCTCTGAAACCAATTTGACCAAAATGCTCTTCGATTCTATTCATGCAAAACTTCCAACCTGCCTACTATTTTTTGAGCATGAAGATGATGATGTTTCAGCTCAATGCATTGATCTGGTCAAGGATTACATTGACATGCTCAAGCGCATTGAAGT ACTGGATGACAACAGAAAAGAATTACtggaaaagttattttatgGCCTTGTGAAGAAACTCAAATATGATTTGGAATATCGTTTTGACAATGAA GGTGAAGATGAAATCGAATTTCAAGATTTTCTTCGAAACGTTAAAGTTGTCTTTGATAACTTTGCAATGCTTTGTCCTGAGTTGGTGTTGGAAAATGTTCAATCAGTTCTCACCAACACAATGTTGAACTGGCAGGCAGCTTCGTTCAACGATGTTGAAGTGGCCATCAG ACTCCTGTATATGTTGGGTGAATCGTTGCCATCAAACTTGAGTACACAGTTTTCCAGCGACCCTGAAAAGACTTCTCCTTTACATAACATGATGACAGTG CTTGCCAGCAGTGGTGTCAGTAACCATCCTCATTCTGCCGTCCGGTTGCAATTTTTCGAAACAGTTGCCCGTTATGATCGGTACTTTGTGGTGGCAGCGCAGATGGACCAGGACTCCACAGTTACTGTTACAACTGCGCAGGCGTTCTTAGACCATCGTGGCTTACTATCCAATGAACCTAAAGTTCGAAGCCGAACAGCTTATCTGTTTTCAAG atTTGTGAAAACTGTTGGAAGGCAACTCAGCCCATTTGCTGAAGAAATTTTATCGGAAATTGAACGCCTTGTTGTTTTTAGCCCT GTGAGAAGCGTAGAACGGGCTCTTTCATCCGATGACcaacttttcatttttgaacTCGCTGGCAACCTGATCGTCAGCAGCAACTTCCCACCACAGAAGAAAGCGGCTCTAATGATGTCGCTTTTGCGCCCACTTGTGGAGGGATTTGAGCCGATGTTAGCCAAAATGAAAAGTCTCGCAGCTGAAGAATTAAACGGCCCTGACAAGGTGAATGGGCCACAAGCGAGTGAAATCTATGCCACTGCACTGAACTATGCAATGTCCTATGCCAG TCGTACAAGCAAAGCTTTCAGTAACAAGTTTACAATGAGCCAGTCTGGGTGTGCTCAGGTTTATACCGATGCGCTAAAAGTCTTTCTGCTTGCATTGGACACACAAGTCCATCGTGCCACACTGCACACAG gtgTTCGTCAATATCTTCACAGGATGGTGATTTGTCTTGAGGACGAAGTGCTCCCTTTTGTCCCAGTTACCATCCGACATATTTTATCTAATGGAGAACCCAGATCCCTCCATGATTTTATACCCTTGCTTAACCAGATTGTAAACAAGTTCAAG AAAGTCATCGAACCTTTTTTGAGTGAGGTCTTCATGTTGGTGGTACGTGCCGTCTTTGACGTGCTGGCACGAAACAGCGACgacgtgacgtcacaatcagATGACGACATGAAAACAATCAGACGAACCTATTTTCAGTTCCTTTTTGCGCTAGTTTCCAATGGCGTTGCCGCGGTGATATTAAGACAAG CACAACAAGATTTGGAAATGGTCCTGTCAACGCTTATACAAGGAGCAACGGACGGAATGGACGTGGTGGCGCAGAAAATCTCTTTCAGCGTCCTCACAAAGCTCATCGAAGCTTGGG ACGTCGGCAATTCTTTAGCCGCGTGGGAGTTTGCCACGAAGAGCGTCATTCCTGCTTGTTTCATGGCTCCGTTGCACCCCGAGTTCGACCTGAAGGACGCCCAGACTGTGCTCGCATTGAATGAATCCTCATACTTAATGAAAGCTGTCTTTAAAAATCAG GGTGAGCAACTGGTTGAATTTCTCAGATGCGAATATCTCCCCTCCATTAGTCTACCGCAAGAAATCATCGAG GAATACTGCCAGGTGCTGCGTGCTGGCGACAACCGTGTATTTCGAAGCTATGTAAAG gGCTTTTTCACCCGAGCAAAAACGTGA
- the LOC143460664 gene encoding suppressor of SWI4 1 homolog, translating into MARKKKGKAKKNNRKNARLEDVEVSKDPHTFVFARGNLGTNVQQLVMDMRKVMEPYTASNLKVRKKNILKDFVAVAGPLGVTHFVSFSKTNSGLNMRIARLPKGPTLYFKVHNYCLCKDIVSLLKKPKSSEGQYRHSPLLVLNDFKKDSDSTSKEIVNPHKLCATLLQNMFPSININKLNLNHVQRCVLFNYVADTNSIEFRHYNITVRPVGMSRRMKKLVVQSDMPNMNKCKDISDYLMNRGDGSASESELELDDPNNKVELSQKMVGKGNLKNCQSAIKLTELGPRMTLELFKIEEGMCQGEILYHSLVEKTEDEKEEIKTTREKKKQIKQMRKAQQEQNVKKKEELKTLNKKRSLLGMKRGHEDNDDEDDNARWYREEVGEEMERDVIHGNGPSRKKRKFIPHDRKQKKTTRGAKSPAHSTNQHKHNKGPRRKSFKSRK; encoded by the coding sequence ATGGCAAGGAAGAAGAAAGGAAAAGCTAAGAAAAATAATCGGAAAAATGCCCGATTAGAAGATGTGGAAGTCAGTAAAGATCCTCacacttttgtttttgccaGAGGAAACCTTGGAACGAACGTTCAGCAACTGGTAATGGATATGAGGAAAGTAATGGAGCCTTATACTGCATCAAATCTTAAAGTTCGAAAGAAGAACATTTTAAAGGATTTTGTTGCAGTTGCTGGCCCTCTAGGTGTGACTCACTTTGTgtctttttcaaaaacaaactcTGGACTAAATATGAGGATAGCCAGGTTACCAAAAGGCCCCACTCTGTAtttcaaagtgcacaattacTGTCTTTGTAAAGACATTGTTTCACTGTTGAAAAAGCCCAAATCTTCCGAAGGCCAGTATAGACACTCCCCTCTGTTGGTTTTGAATGACTTTAAAAAAGATTCAGATTCCACTTCAAAAGAAATTGTAAATCCACACAAACTTTGTGCAACGTTACTCCAAAACATGTTCCCATCCATTaacattaataaattaaacttgAATCATGTGCAACGgtgtgttttgtttaattacgTTGCTGACACAAACAGCATCGAATTTAGACATTACAACATCACCGTGAGGCCAGTTGGTATGAGCCGAAGAATGAAAAAATTGGTTGTCCAAAGTGACATGCCAAATATGAACAAATGCAAAGATATCAGTGACTACTTGATGAATCGCGGCGATGGCAGCGCATCGGAATCAGAACTTGAACTTGATGATCCAAACAATAAGGTCGAACTCTCGCAAAAGATGGTCGGCAAAGGAAATCTGAAGAATTGCCAAAGCGCGATTAAACTCACAGAGCTGGGTCCACGGATGACGCTAGAGTTGTTCAAGATTGAAGAAGGCATGTGCCAAGGGGAGATCCTCTATCACAGCCTTGTGGAGAAAACCGAAGACGAAAAAGAAGAGATCAAAACTACAAGGGAGAAGAAGAAGCAGATCAAACAGATGAGGAAAGCACAACAAGAGCAAAATGTGAAGAAGAAGGAAGAGCTAAAAACACTTAACAAGAAGAGGTCTTTACTAGGCATGAAAAGAGGTCACGAAGATAATGATGATGAAGATGATAATGCAAGATGGTACAGGGAAGAGGTTGGAGAAGAGATGGAGAGAGATGTTATTCATGGCAATGGTCCTTCTaggaagaaaagaaaattcatTCCTCATGatcgaaaacaaaaaaaaacaaccagGGGGGCAAAAAGTCCAGCTCACAGCACTAACCAACACAAACATAATAAAGGCCCTAGACGGAAATCCTTTAAAAGTAGAAAATGA
- the LOC143460529 gene encoding large ribosomal subunit protein eL20-like has product MKAKGDLREYRVVGRKLPSTAVPNPPLFRMRLFAPNHIAAKSRFWYYLSYYKKIKKNAGEVLLCRKMAEKTPGVVKNFGIWLRYDSRSGTHNMYREYRDVKVASAVTSCYRDMGARHRARPGSIQIMRVKEVPSNKCKRKHVQQFHDSKIRFPMPRMVLSKSRQNAPRFTTKKPNLFF; this is encoded by the exons ATGAAGGCAAAGGGCGAT TTGAGGGAATACCGAGTTGTTGGAAGAAAACTTCCTTCAACGGCTGTACCCAATCCACCATTGTTTCGTATGCGACTCTTTGCGCCCAATCATATTGCAGCAAAGTCGCGTTTCTG GTATTACCTGTCCTATTATAAGAAGATTAAGAAAAATGCTGGTGAAGTTTTGTTGTGCCGTAAGATGGCAGAGAAGACTCCCGGTGTTGTAAAGAATTTTGGTATATGGTTAAGATATGATTCAAGAAGTGGAACCCACAACATGTACAG AGAATACAGGGATGTTAAAGTGGCCAGTGCGGTCACGTCATGTTACAGAGACATGGGCGCACGGCATAGAGCTCGACCAGGATCAATTCAGATTATGAGGGTCAAGGAGGTGCCATCAAACAAATGCAAGAGGAAGCATGTCCAGCAGTTCCAC GACTCCAAGATTCGCTTCCCGATGCCAAGAATGGTTTTGAGCAAATCGAGACAGAACGCGCCTCGCTTCACTACCAAGAAGCCCAACCTATTCTTTTAA
- the LOC143461099 gene encoding uncharacterized protein LOC143461099 — protein sequence MEKRRRESSPLLSEGSQSLQRYRTSGVHFDNAAYEGGSIYQDDDDATYAGNEPVALMEKKNHGKSIMILDAVLFVVEYLQMFALLQSLSLRWTWPFTWVNAFSFLFIFNLDAWELSKLASGSYIEARDRYVPSADIPINYMAMLLCWLIALLAFGFAYFSTHWVFTHHLKTRALTILTAVFIISAQVLALPIGVQIGKLFWCRPTDNVLDVDNGLICWSLEHCVYIVLAVLVAAVVFIVYPVWLARKVNQEVITKNMRKHEAYLKLKHCEQIYQLDSSWSERSFFTFASFRRFWVFHRPANHLIKFLIVCLYAALFNARLVQICLILAIFTLQILVCLVQFSYRVTSFNFPHLWSLLCLWSCAVIGTMKNIPGIQSVFLLPSYVQGELILINAGWLIGMLLWFSYFLARLLGVFYPNRPLWPSLLDHGKEKLNVNTERYMVACINGRKAIKKANSVPALLAPVQELAHHIKVLNALACEAEFIRDPLQSSLRDTLDDVIQLHNTLTPVSIFTESLKTYVQTTINKLIEVLPAFSKRLQQREFDMILARPVRRRMLLKMFAISCFVRAGREERPHEHGVRKLWSAPALPDGVFDEGFHEDESVIALDNIEITARQGRFTPSGNRAAVGREVGTASFVTTQDESFA from the exons ATGGAAAAAAGAAGGCGCGAAAGCTCGCCTTTGTTAAGTGAAGGTTCACAGTCTCTGCAAAG ATATCGAACATCCGGTGTGCATTTCGACAACGCTGCATATGAAGGTGGAAGCATTTATCAAGATGACGATGATGCAACTTATGCTGGCAACGAGCCAGTTGCTCTTATGGAGAAGAAGAACCATGGCAAAAGCATAATGATTCTAGATGCTGTTCTGTTTGTGGTGGAATATCTACAG ATGTTCGCTCTGTTGCAGTCATTATCCTTGCGGTGGACCTGGCCATTCACTTGGGTTAATGCGTTTTCGTTTCTGTTCATTTTTAACTTGGATGCTTGGGAACTGAGCAAACTGGCTAGCGGATCTTATATCGAAGCAAGAGACAGATATGTACCAAGCGCCGATATCCCCATAAATTACAT GGCAATGCTACTGTGTTGGCTGATAGCTTTGCTTGCTTTCGGTTTTGCTTACTTCTCCACGCATTGGGTTTTTACACATCATCTGAAAACAAGGGCACTCACTATTCTTACAGCTGTGTTCATTATTTCTGCTCAA GTTTTGGCTCTTCCAATCGGGGTTCAGATAGGGAAGTTATTCTGGTGTCGGCCGACTGACAACGTACTTGACGTTGACAATGGGCTTATCTGTTGGAGTCTCGAACATTGTGTTTATATTGTCTTGGCAGTCTTGGTCGCTGCAGTCGTGTTTATTGTTTATCCTGTCTGGCTGGCTCGAAAAGTTAATCAAGAG GTTATCACAAAGAACATGCGTAAGCACGAAGCTTACCTCAAGTTAAAACATTGCGAGCAAATCTATCAGCTTGACTCATCCTGGAGCGAACGatcattttttacttttgcatctTTTCGAAGATTCTGGGTTTTTCATCGACCAGCCAATCACTTGATTAAGTTTCTCATAGTTTGCCTCTATGCTGCCTTGTTTAATGCCAG GCTTGTTCAGATTTGTCTGATACTTGCAATATTTACACTTCAAATATTGGTCTGTCTGGTTCAATTTTCATATCGT gTGACCAGTTTTAATTTTCCCCATCTTTGGTCGCTTCTCTGTCTCTGGTCTTGCGCTGTAATTGGGACAATGAAGAACATTCCTGGGATCCAAAGTGTATTTCTACTACCTAGCTACGTGCAG GGCGAGCTGATATTGATAAACGCTGGTTGGTTGATTGGGATGCTCTTGTGGTTTTCATACTTCCTTGCTCGACTGCTTGGAGTTTTTTACCCGAACAGACCACTTTGGCCAAGTCTGCTCGATCACGGGAAAGAGAAACTCAATGTAAACACGGAAAG GTACATGGTGGCGTGTATTAACGGTCGAAAAGCAATCAAGAAAGCAAATTCAGTCCCAGCTCTGCTTGCTCCAGTACAAGAACTCGCTCATCACATTAAAGTTCTGAATGCCTTAGCCTGTGAGGCAGA ATTTATTCGTGATCCATTGCAATCGTCATTGAGAGACACCCTGGATGACGTCATTCAACTTCACAACACTCTAACTCCGGTGTCTATATTCACCGAATCATTGAAGACATACGTTCAAACAACAATTAACAAACTGATCGAG gttctTCCCGCGTTTTCAAAGCGCCTCCAGCAACGAGAGTTTGATATGATCCTCGCACGTCCGGTGAGGAGGAGGATGTTGCTGAAGATGTTTGCCATTTCCTGCTTCGTTCGAGCTGGAAGAGAGGAACGTCCACACGAACACGGAGTAAGGAAACTGTGGAGTGCTCCTGCTCTTCCAGATGGTGTTTTCGATGAAGGTTTCCATGAGGATGAAAGTGTCATTGCCCTGGATAACATTG AGATCACAGCACGGCAGGGAAGGTTTACTCCTTCTGGAAACAG agCTGCTGTCGGAAGAGAAGTTGGCACCGCCTCTTTCGTCACAACTCAGGACGAGAGCTTTGCATAA